The proteins below come from a single uncultured Dethiosulfovibrio sp. genomic window:
- a CDS encoding PilN domain-containing protein yields the protein MTKFNVLPEEYRVKDSTEKLNPLKLFFPVVMVSFLLISLLTLGIGSLKYVKLNDRLEGLILERDVLRAQGEKLIVELGRLKEKESVVVATTNLLKGDIPLLELFRQIELSLPGGVWLSSLSAEQEKAQLNGFSYNENDVVLFATGLMQSPIVGQVGFPNTRRVTRDGHSLVEFRLSCTLVMP from the coding sequence ATGACAAAGTTTAACGTTTTGCCAGAGGAGTACAGGGTAAAGGACAGTACAGAAAAGCTAAATCCCCTTAAGCTCTTTTTTCCTGTGGTTATGGTATCCTTTCTACTGATCTCCCTTTTAACTTTAGGTATCGGGTCTTTAAAATACGTAAAGCTCAACGACCGGTTAGAGGGGTTGATACTGGAGAGGGATGTGCTGAGAGCTCAGGGAGAAAAGCTTATAGTGGAGCTTGGAAGGCTGAAGGAGAAGGAGTCGGTGGTGGTCGCCACTACTAACCTGTTAAAAGGGGATATCCCTTTGCTTGAGCTTTTTCGCCAGATAGAGCTTTCCCTTCCTGGAGGTGTATGGCTGTCCTCCCTTTCGGCGGAGCAGGAAAAGGCCCAGCTTAACGGCTTTTCCTACAACGAAAACGACGTGGTTCTCTTTGCCACTGGGCTTATGCAGTCTCCTATCGTCGGTCAGGTGGGCTTTCCCAACACCCGGCGGGTAACCAGGGACGGTCATAGTCTGGTCGAGTTCAGGCTGAGCTGTACTTTGGTGATGCCATGA